AGCGCTTTTCATCCGGGAGAGCCCCCGCCACATCGTGCTGCAGTCGGGAAACCGACATCATGCCCCCGACCGTCCGGTCCTTCAGACCGAGAAAGACCAGGTGAATGTGGTACAGGCTGAAAATGGCATACAGATTGGAGAAAAGGATGATGGAAAGAAGCGCGGCAGAGAGAAAAAGAGCCTTTCCGCGAAGCTTCATTCCCTTCCAGAAGTTCATGCCTCCCCTTTCAAGAATAGGGTTGGGGGGGACTCCGACAGAGAGCCTTGCCCGTCTTCCCATTCTACCCGTTCGGGGAGGAAGATCCAGAAGGGCCCCGGGCCCGGAGGCTGTCGTCAGTAGTCGATGATATATCGCGTGGGGTTCACGGGATGGTTGTACTTCAGGATTTCATAGTGCAGATGCGGACCGGTCGAAAGCCCCGTGTTTCCCAGATACCCGATCACTTCTCCACGCACGACCCGCTCCCCCGGAGAGACAGCCACCGAATCCAGATGCCCGAAAAGAGTCTCGATTCCATTTCCGTGCAAAATCCGGATCGATTTTCCGTATCCCTGATCCCATCCGGCAGACTCGACCGTTCCCCCGGCGGGGGCCACGACAGGAACCCCTGTCGGGCCGGCGATATCAATTCCGGGATGAAAATCCCGGCCGACACCAAAAGGAGAGTTTCGCCATCCGAACCCCGACGTCAAAATGCCGTGCACGGGCCAGATACTGGGAGTAATGGCCCATTTTTCCTGTTCCCGGCGAATGTCGCTCCGGAGGGAGACCAGACTGCTCTCCTCCCGGGAAACGCCCGAACGAAGCGCGAGCATCTGGTTGTCCATTTCGTTCATGAGTTCCGACATCCCTTCCGGTCCCTTTTGAATCAGGACCGATGGTGCAAGGCGGGGCGGCTCTCCTCCTCCTTCTCCAAGAAGGGTATCGCTCCCGGAGTCCGGGGTCGAACTCAGAATCATCCGAATCTTTTTTTCTTCGTGGGCCAGAAGAAGAAGCCGTGTCCGGATTTCCTGCATCCGGCCGTAGATCCGGACGATTTCCTGTTTCTGGGACTGGCTCTGCTGGGCCAGATGGACCATCCGGTCTTCCTTCCGGAGAAGGTAGAGCGCCACTCCCGCAAAAACAATGGACAAGGCGAAAAGGACGCCTCCCCCTCCCCAGAGGGCGATCATGAAACGGTGAGAGATATCAAACCGTTTCATCCGTTCCCGGGCGGCCGGAATGAAGAGCACTGTATAAACTTTTCCGGCCTGTGGCCTTCCGCTCTCACCCGATCGATTCAACACACGCTCCGGCCATCGTTTCTCCCCACGCAAACAGGCGGTTCTCCCGCCTTCCGTAAAGAAGTGCATGATCAATATAAATCGAATGAACGTTCATCACAAGGTCCAGGATCCCTTTTCTGACAAAATCCGGGCCCAAAAGGGTCTGTCGCATCAAATTTCTCTCGTTTTCCGGTCAGGACACTTTGTTCTTTTTCCGGAACGCGCTTTCTTCTCCCCGCACAAGGCGCCGGATGTTTTCGTGATGCCGGAACCAGACCATCACGGCCATCACCACAAGATACAGAAGGTCTTCCGGAGGGAGAATGCCCTGCCGGGTCAAAAAGGCGGACAGGAGGGGAAGAAAAAAATAAGACGTCAGGGCCGCGACCGAAGAAACACGGGTCACAGCAAAAACGATCGCCCACATGGACAGCATCGCCACTCCCAGGAGCCAGGACAGTCCAAGACAGACCCCAAGACCGACGGCAACACCTTTTCCTCCGCGAAAGCGAAGCCATACCGGGTACAGGTGCCCGAGAAAAGCCAAAAATCCCCCGCCGACAGGGGCGAGAGGCTGAGAGGAGAGATGGTGGGCCAGCACAACAGCCAGAAGGCCTTTCCCGATATCCCAGAGCAGGACGAACACGCTCAGGATCTTTCCCCGCCATTCTTTTCCCAGGACCCTCATGGCATTCGTGAAGCCGATGTTTCCGCTCCCTTCCTGCCGGAGGTCCACTCCCGAGAGTTTACCCGCAACAACACCGGCCGGGATCGAACCCAACAGATATCCCGTCAAAAGGGCAACGATCATCATGAATAAAGATCCTTTTCTAGGGCTCCTGGTCCCGGGAGGAAATCCAGGCGTACCAAAAAAAATACTGGATTCCCGACAAAAGGGTAAAAACAAGCGATATCCAGAAGAGGAGAAGGCCGATCCAATGAAAGTTCAGAACCATCGACGAGAAGTGCAGCTGGAAATGGCGGTTGTCATAAAGAAGAAAGGTCAGGGCCAGTGTCTGGAAAACCATTTTGATCTTGCCCAGATTCTCCGCAGGGATGATGACACCGTCGGAAGCCGCAATCGCCCTCAGGCCCGATACGGCGATCTCACGGGCCACGATCAGGATCGCCGGCCAGGCCAGAAGAAGCTGGTGCTCCACGAGAAGAAAAAGACCTGTCGCCACCAGGATCTTGTCCGCAATCGGATCCAGAAGCTTTCCGAGCGTCGTGACCATGTCGAACCGGCGGGCGATATACCCGTCCAAAAGGTCCGTTGAGGACGCGACAAAATAGAGAAGAGCAGCCATCACCGCAGGCTGTCCCGGACGAGGGTGGTAAAGGACGACAATCAGGGGGATCAGAAGAATGCGACCGATTGTGATGACGTTGGCCCAGTTCATTGAGTTCCTCGCCGGAGTCCCGAGAAAAGAAAGGAAGAATCCCCCGTCCGGCAGAAACAGATCCAGTCGGACACCTCCCGCACGGCCCCGCGGCCGCCGGGCGCACGGGTCACCCAGTCCGCCTCACGGCGAAGGGCAAAGGGCGCTTCCGGCACGGTAACGGAAATCCCCGACGAACGCATGACCGACAGATCGACCACATCATCCCCCATATAGAGAAGCGATTCGACGGGAACCCCCCATCGGGAAACGAGTTCCTCGAGACAGGGGGATTTTTCCCGGACACCCAGGAACCGGTCCGGGATCCCCAGTTCGTCCAGCCTGCGGGCAAGCCCCTCGGAAGACCTTCCCGAAATCACCCCGAGGAAGAGTCCAAGGCGCTTCATCAGAACCAGTCCATGGCCATCACGGATATGAAAGGCCTTCTGTTCCGAGCCGTCGCCATAAAAGACCGTCCCGTCGGTCAGGATGCCGTCCGCATCCAGGACCACGCCCCGAATCAGACGAAGCTTCCGAAGGACGTCCGGGGAGGGAGAAGCGCCCATCAGACGACCTTTGCCCGAAGACAGTCATGAAAATGCAAAATCCCCTCGAGTTGCCCCCCCTCGTCGACAACGAGAAGCTGGGACACTTTCCGGTGTTCCATCAGAGCGACTGCCTCGCTGGCCAGCAAGTCTTTTCTGACCGAAACCGGAGAACGGGTCATGACTCCGTCGACCGGATCGTCCAGAAAAGTCCCCCCGGCGGAGTCGAAAGTCCGTCGTTCAAGAATCCTCCGGAGGTCTCCGTCGGTCAGGATCCCCAGAACCCTGTGTCCCGGATCCGTGACCGCCGCGATCCCCAGCTTTTTGGCCGTCATTTCCATGATGACCTCCCGGAGGGCAGTTCCGGAAGCAACCACAGGAAGAGCGGTCCCGGTGTGCATGAGGTCCGAGACTTTCAGGTAGTAGCGTCTTCCGAGCATTCCTCCCGGATGAAGCCGCGCAAAATCCCCGACATCGAAGGCTCTCTCTTCGAGCAGAACCATTGCCAGCGCATCTCCCAGGGCCAGCATGGAAGTGGTGCTTGTCGTGGGGGCGATGCCGAGAGGACCCGCCTCCCGGGTGACCGGGATCAGCAGAGTGACTTCCGACAGACGGGCAAGAGTCGATTCCCGTTCACACACCATGGAAATCAGGGGGATGTCGATGCGCTTCAAAAGGGGCAGAAGGTCCAGAATTTCCTGGGTTTCCCCGCTTTTCGAAAGCGCAAGAACGGTATCGCCACGGTCCAGCGCGCCAAGGTCCCCGTGGACCGCTTCACCGGGATGCAGGAAAAAAGCCGGGGTGCCGGTCGAAGAGAGGGTCGCGGCAATTTTCCGGGCGACATGCCCGGACTTTCCCATCCCTGTGACCGCAACCTTGCCCGAACCCTGCAGGATGGCGGCAACCGCCCGGGAAAAGGCTTCGTCCATGGAAAGAGAAAGAGCGGAGAGAGCCCGGGACTCTTCGTCCAGGACTTCCCGGGCTTTCCGGATCCGGCTTTCCGCCTCCCCATTGTTCATGGATGAACGTCTCCCGTCACCGGTGGATCGTCCGGAAAAGTCCTGCGCAGGGTGAAACAGGCCAGAATTTCCTTCAGAAGGCTTTCGAGTTTTCCAAGAGGAACCATATTGGGTCCGTCGCTGGGCGCCTTGTCCGGATCCGGATGCACTTCCATAAAGATCCCCTGGCAGCCGACAATCGCCGCGGCCCGTGCAAGCGGCCAGACAAACCGGCGGTCGCCGCCGGACCGGTTTCCGGCCCCTCCGGGACTCTGGACAGAATGCGTCGCATCAAAGACAACGGGGTATCCCAGCGAAGACAGGACAGGCAGAGACCGGAAATCGACAACCAGCGTGTGATAGCCGAACGACACCCCCCGCTCGCAGACCAGGATCCGGTGGTTCCCGGTCGAAGCGATTTTCTCCACGACGTGACGCATGTCTTCCGGTGCCAGAAACTGGCCTTTCTTGACATGCACCGTTTTTCCGGATTCTCCCGCTGCAAGCAGAAGGTCCGTCTGGCGGCACAAAAACGCCGGAATCTGCAGAACATCGAGAACACTGGCCGCTTCAGACACCTGGTCGGCGTCGTGCACGTCGGAAACAACCGGAAGTCCCCATTCGGAACGGACTTCCGCAAGGATGTCCAATCCCTCGTTCATTCCGATCCCCCGGAAACTTTTGGCAGATGTCCGGTTGGCCTTGTCATAGGAAGACTTGAACAAAATGGAAACCCCGAGCCTCTCCCGGATGGCATCCAGTTCGGCCGCCACTTCTCTTGCAAGAGACCGGGATTCGATGACACAGGGCCCGAGAATAAAGAAGGGCCGGTCCTCTTCACCAAGAACAAGCGGTCCCCGGGGACCATCGAGGGAGAGCGTCCTCACGCTTTTCCTCCTGTTTCCCTGGAAGCGGAAACAGACGCCTGGACAAATCCGAGGAAGAGCGGATGCGGCTCCAGCGGTCGCGACCGGAACTCGGGATGGAACTGGGAGGCGACGAAGAAAGGGTGATCCGGAAGCTCCACCGTTTCCACAAGCCGGCGTTCCGAATAGGTTCCTGACACGAGAAGCCCTTTCTCTTCCATGGCTTTCTGATATTCCCCGTTGACCTCGTAGCGGTGACGGTGACGTTCTCTTATCCGGGCGCTCTTGTAAAGACCGTGGATTCGGGTCCCGGGTTTCAGGTCGACGTCAAACGCCCCCAGTCTCATGGATCCCCCCATGTCCTTCTGGTCCGCCTGACCGGGAAGGAGATCGATGACCGCATAGGGAGGGTTCGGATCGAACTCGCGGCTTGTCGCTCCCCGAAGACCGACAACGTTCCGGGCAAACTCGATGACGGCCAGCTGCATCCCCAGACAGATCCCCAGAAACGGGATTTTCCTTTCCCGGGCATGCCGGACAGCAATCATTTTGCCTTCGATTCCCCGGGCTCCGAACCCTCCGGGAACGAGGATGCCGGCAAGACCGGAAAAAAGACCCGATGGCTCTTTGGCCGCTTCGATCTCTTCGGAATCCAGCCAATGAATTTTTACCTTGACCCCCTGTTTCACGCCGGCGTGCTGCAATGCTTCGATGAGGCTTTTATAAGAGTCCTGCAGGTCAACATATTTCCCGACAATCCCGATGGGAACCGTCTTGTGGATCTTCCGGAACCGGTTGACCAGATCGACCCAGTCCTTCATTCCGACCCGGGGAGTCGGGAGCCGGAAATGTTTCAGGAGAAGAGCGTCGAGCCTCTGGTGGTGAAATTCCAGGGGAACCTGGTAAATCGAGGGAACATCCGGCGCCGAAATCACGGCATCGGGGTCCACGTCGCAGAAGAGCGCGATCTTCTGGCGGACGTCCTCCGGAAGATCTTCTTCCGTCCGGCAGATGATGACGTTGGGACTGATCCCGATTTCCCGGAGTTTGTGGACAGAATGCTGGGTCGGTTTTGTCTTGAGCTCGCAGGAAGCCCGGACATAGGGGACCAGCGTCAGATGGACATAGGCGACATTGTCTTTTCCCACATCCCGGGAAAACTGGCGTATCGTTTCCAGAAAGGGCAGACTTTCGATGTCTCCGACCGTTCCGCCGATCTCGCACAGGACAATGTCCGCATCGTTCCCCCGGTCCTGGATCACTTTCTTGATCTCGTTGGTGATGTGGGGAACGATCTGGACGGTCCCTCCCAGATATTCGCCCGAACGTTCCCGGGTGATGACATCGTAATAGATGCGGCCGGTCGTGTAATTGTTTTGCCGTCCCATTGTCAGACGGGTAAACCGTTCGTAATGCCCGAGATCAAGATCGGTCTCGGACCCGTCCTCGGTGACATAGACCTCCCCGTGCTGATAGGGATTCATCGTTCCCGGATCCACATTGATATAGGGATCGAACTTCAGAAAGTTGATCCGGTACCCCCGGCGTTCAAGCAAAAGGCCCAGGCTGGCCGATGCAATGCCCTTTCCCAGCGAGGAGACCACTCCGCCCGTTATGAAGACATATTTGACGTTCCGTGTTCCTAGCTGTCCCATAGCACATCCATTTCTTTAAGTTGTTCGAGGTCCTCCGGAGAGTCGACCCGCCAGGAGGGATGTTCCGTCCTGGCGACATAAATGGAAAGACCAAAATCGAGCGCCCTCAGTTGCTCCAGTTTTTCGAGTTCCTCCAGACGGGAGGTGGGGAGGCGCGCAAATTCGAGAAGGGCTTCCCGCCGGAAGGCATAGATTCCCAGGTGCTGGTCCCAGGACAGATCCGGGCGCGAAGGCGCCAGCTGGTCTCTGTCCGCCGGAATTGTGGCACGGGAAAAATACAGGGCGAAATGGTGCTGGTTCGTGACCACCTTGACGATATTTGCATTCAGGCAGTCTTCGGGAGAAGAGATCCGGCGCATGACCGTGGAGATCGGCACCCCGGGGTCCTTGATGAGAGGGGCGACGGCCTGATCGATGATGCGCACGTCCCCCAGGATTTCATCCGCCTGGAGGTTGACGAAAATGTCCCCTTCCATGTTCTGGGCCACTTCTGCCACGCGATCGCTGCCGGTTCTTGCCCCGGCAGAGGTCCGGACCACGTCATAATCCCGATCGGCCATATGGGAGAGAATCCTGTCATCGTCCGAGGCAATGACCACCCGGTCGACCAGAGTGGCACCCCGCGCCCGAATCGCCACCCATTCGATCAGGGGGCGACCCCGGACTTCGGCGAGCGGCTTTCCCGGGAAACGGGTCGAGCCGAAGCGGGCCGGGATCACAAGAACAACCTGGGGATCCGCCTCCGTCTCCTCGACCACCGCCCGGCGACCGGGAAAAGGAACAAAGAAAGAGGTGACGGAAGGTTCCCGGAGCCCCGTCATAAGCGGACCCGGGGCCGGAATCCCTCGGGCCGAAAATGTCCCGAACCGGGCTCGAAGAGCGGAGAGGAGGAGAGGATGGTCCTGAGCTGCTCCCGGGAAACGGCGGCCGTTCCGACAATTCCCACGACAAATCCGGCCGCCATGTTGGACAGGACGGCGGCCTCCAGAAGAGAAGCTCCGGCGGCAAACGCAAGGCTCATTGTCGCAATCACCGTGTCCCCGGCGCCCGTGACATCGTAAACATCCTGGGCCACCGCGGGGATATGGGAGACATGCAGGGCATCACCGGTCTCGAAAAGAGTCATTCCCATCTCTCCCCGCGTGATCAGCAGAGACTGGGAAGAGAGGCGGTCGAGAAGACGCCGACCGGCTTCGAGGAGAGTCTCGTCGTCATGAATGTCGATACCGGAAGACTGGGACGCCTCCAGATTGTTCGGCGTCAGAACGGTCGCTCCCCGAAAGCTGTCGATGGAAGACACCTTCGGATCCACAAAGACGGGAACACCGTATTTTTTTCCGAGTTCGAAAGCCCCTTTCGCCGTTTCGGGCGAGAGGATTCCTTTCGCATAGTCGGACAGAAGAAGGACCCCGGCACCGGGAAGAACCCTGTTCAGGCGGGAGAGGAGTTCCTCCTGAACGCCGGCCGGCAGAAAAGCCTTCTCCTCCTGGTCGAACCGCAGGAGCTGCTGGCTGTGCGCGACCACTCTGGTTTTGGTCGTGGTAGGCCGTTCATCGTGACTGATCACGCCGGACACATCCACCCCTTCGGCCATCAGGGAATCCAGAAGCGTTTTTCCCTGTCCGTCAGAGCCGACGACCGAAACGAGAGACGCGCGTCCACCCAGCTGCTGGACATTGTGGACAACATTGCACGCCCCCCCCAGGCGCACGGATTCGTGGGTCACGTTGACAACCGGAACCGGTGCCTCCGGGGAGATGCGACTGACCTTGCCCCAGATATACCGGTCGAGAATGGCGTCGCCCACCACCACCACTCTCGTCCCCGGAAGCTTGTCAATGAGCGCCAGAAGCCTGTCCAGAGTAATCTGATCCACCCGCCTCCCTCCAACGGACCGTCCTTACCGGATCTTTTGCCCTATCCGGGAAAATCGGACCGAATGACTGACATTGTTCCAGGACCAGTAAATGATCTCGGCCTTTCCGAGAATCTTGTTTTCCGTCACGAACCCCCAGAAACGCGAATCATAGCTGTCGTCCCGGTTGTCGCCCATCACGAAATACGACCCCGGAGGAACGACGACCGCCTTCATGACGTCCCGGGTCGGCTCATCGGTCACGAATGGCTGCAAGTACTGGACATAGGGTTCCGTCAGGGGTTTTCCGTTCACGTAGACCTTTTTCTGGCGGATCTCGATCCTGTCCCCCGGAAGCCCGATCACGCGTTTGATGAAGTCCTTTGACTCGTCCTTCGGGTAGCGGAAAACCACCACGTCTCCCCGGCGGGGCCCCGAGAAGTGGACCCAGTAATGGTCCGACAGCGGGCTCCGGATACCATAGGAAAACTTGGACACGAGGATCTGGTCTCCCACTTCCAGAGTCGGGATCATGGATCCGGAGGGGATACGAAAGGC
This Leptospirillum ferriphilum DNA region includes the following protein-coding sequences:
- the kdsB gene encoding 3-deoxy-manno-octulosonate cytidylyltransferase, with the translated sequence MTGLREPSVTSFFVPFPGRRAVVEETEADPQVVLVIPARFGSTRFPGKPLAEVRGRPLIEWVAIRARGATLVDRVVIASDDDRILSHMADRDYDVVRTSAGARTGSDRVAEVAQNMEGDIFVNLQADEILGDVRIIDQAVAPLIKDPGVPISTVMRRISSPEDCLNANIVKVVTNQHHFALYFSRATIPADRDQLAPSRPDLSWDQHLGIYAFRREALLEFARLPTSRLEELEKLEQLRALDFGLSIYVARTEHPSWRVDSPEDLEQLKEMDVLWDS
- a CDS encoding KpsF/GutQ family sugar-phosphate isomerase; the encoded protein is MNNGEAESRIRKAREVLDEESRALSALSLSMDEAFSRAVAAILQGSGKVAVTGMGKSGHVARKIAATLSSTGTPAFFLHPGEAVHGDLGALDRGDTVLALSKSGETQEILDLLPLLKRIDIPLISMVCERESTLARLSEVTLLIPVTREAGPLGIAPTTSTTSMLALGDALAMVLLEERAFDVGDFARLHPGGMLGRRYYLKVSDLMHTGTALPVVASGTALREVIMEMTAKKLGIAAVTDPGHRVLGILTDGDLRRILERRTFDSAGGTFLDDPVDGVMTRSPVSVRKDLLASEAVALMEHRKVSQLLVVDEGGQLEGILHFHDCLRAKVV
- the pgsA gene encoding CDP-diacylglycerol--glycerol-3-phosphate 3-phosphatidyltransferase gives rise to the protein MNWANVITIGRILLIPLIVVLYHPRPGQPAVMAALLYFVASSTDLLDGYIARRFDMVTTLGKLLDPIADKILVATGLFLLVEHQLLLAWPAILIVAREIAVSGLRAIAASDGVIIPAENLGKIKMVFQTLALTFLLYDNRHFQLHFSSMVLNFHWIGLLLFWISLVFTLLSGIQYFFWYAWISSRDQEP
- the lepB gene encoding signal peptidase I; this encodes MALSFRNREEKGSERQEKGTFGKPGEKSLFRELAEGLLTAIVVALLLKTFVIQAFRIPSGSMIPTLEVGDQILVSKFSYGIRSPLSDHYWVHFSGPRRGDVVVFRYPKDESKDFIKRVIGLPGDRIEIRQKKVYVNGKPLTEPYVQYLQPFVTDEPTRDVMKAVVVPPGSYFVMGDNRDDSYDSRFWGFVTENKILGKAEIIYWSWNNVSHSVRFSRIGQKIR
- a CDS encoding M23 family metallopeptidase yields the protein MLNRSGESGRPQAGKVYTVLFIPAARERMKRFDISHRFMIALWGGGGVLFALSIVFAGVALYLLRKEDRMVHLAQQSQSQKQEIVRIYGRMQEIRTRLLLLAHEEKKIRMILSSTPDSGSDTLLGEGGGEPPRLAPSVLIQKGPEGMSELMNEMDNQMLALRSGVSREESSLVSLRSDIRREQEKWAITPSIWPVHGILTSGFGWRNSPFGVGRDFHPGIDIAGPTGVPVVAPAGGTVESAGWDQGYGKSIRILHGNGIETLFGHLDSVAVSPGERVVRGEVIGYLGNTGLSTGPHLHYEILKYNHPVNPTRYIIDY
- a CDS encoding CTP synthase, whose product is MGQLGTRNVKYVFITGGVVSSLGKGIASASLGLLLERRGYRINFLKFDPYINVDPGTMNPYQHGEVYVTEDGSETDLDLGHYERFTRLTMGRQNNYTTGRIYYDVITRERSGEYLGGTVQIVPHITNEIKKVIQDRGNDADIVLCEIGGTVGDIESLPFLETIRQFSRDVGKDNVAYVHLTLVPYVRASCELKTKPTQHSVHKLREIGISPNVIICRTEEDLPEDVRQKIALFCDVDPDAVISAPDVPSIYQVPLEFHHQRLDALLLKHFRLPTPRVGMKDWVDLVNRFRKIHKTVPIGIVGKYVDLQDSYKSLIEALQHAGVKQGVKVKIHWLDSEEIEAAKEPSGLFSGLAGILVPGGFGARGIEGKMIAVRHARERKIPFLGICLGMQLAVIEFARNVVGLRGATSREFDPNPPYAVIDLLPGQADQKDMGGSMRLGAFDVDLKPGTRIHGLYKSARIRERHRHRYEVNGEYQKAMEEKGLLVSGTYSERRLVETVELPDHPFFVASQFHPEFRSRPLEPHPLFLGFVQASVSASRETGGKA
- a CDS encoding KdsC family phosphatase, encoding MGASPSPDVLRKLRLIRGVVLDADGILTDGTVFYGDGSEQKAFHIRDGHGLVLMKRLGLFLGVISGRSSEGLARRLDELGIPDRFLGVREKSPCLEELVSRWGVPVESLLYMGDDVVDLSVMRSSGISVTVPEAPFALRREADWVTRAPGGRGAVREVSDWICFCRTGDSSFLFSGLRRGTQ
- the rfaE1 gene encoding D-glycero-beta-D-manno-heptose-7-phosphate kinase yields the protein MDQITLDRLLALIDKLPGTRVVVVGDAILDRYIWGKVSRISPEAPVPVVNVTHESVRLGGACNVVHNVQQLGGRASLVSVVGSDGQGKTLLDSLMAEGVDVSGVISHDERPTTTKTRVVAHSQQLLRFDQEEKAFLPAGVQEELLSRLNRVLPGAGVLLLSDYAKGILSPETAKGAFELGKKYGVPVFVDPKVSSIDSFRGATVLTPNNLEASQSSGIDIHDDETLLEAGRRLLDRLSSQSLLITRGEMGMTLFETGDALHVSHIPAVAQDVYDVTGAGDTVIATMSLAFAAGASLLEAAVLSNMAAGFVVGIVGTAAVSREQLRTILSSSPLFEPGSGHFRPEGFRPRVRL
- the kdsA gene encoding 3-deoxy-8-phosphooctulonate synthase gives rise to the protein MRTLSLDGPRGPLVLGEEDRPFFILGPCVIESRSLAREVAAELDAIRERLGVSILFKSSYDKANRTSAKSFRGIGMNEGLDILAEVRSEWGLPVVSDVHDADQVSEAASVLDVLQIPAFLCRQTDLLLAAGESGKTVHVKKGQFLAPEDMRHVVEKIASTGNHRILVCERGVSFGYHTLVVDFRSLPVLSSLGYPVVFDATHSVQSPGGAGNRSGGDRRFVWPLARAAAIVGCQGIFMEVHPDPDKAPSDGPNMVPLGKLESLLKEILACFTLRRTFPDDPPVTGDVHP
- the plsY gene encoding glycerol-3-phosphate 1-O-acyltransferase PlsY produces the protein MMIVALLTGYLLGSIPAGVVAGKLSGVDLRQEGSGNIGFTNAMRVLGKEWRGKILSVFVLLWDIGKGLLAVVLAHHLSSQPLAPVGGGFLAFLGHLYPVWLRFRGGKGVAVGLGVCLGLSWLLGVAMLSMWAIVFAVTRVSSVAALTSYFFLPLLSAFLTRQGILPPEDLLYLVVMAVMVWFRHHENIRRLVRGEESAFRKKNKVS